In Patescibacteria group bacterium, a single genomic region encodes these proteins:
- the cysS gene encoding cysteine--tRNA ligase: MIKIYNSLSRKKEEFNPLKDKKVAFYVCGPTVYGPGHIGHARTYIAFDIIRRYLEHKGYNVKYVMNITDIHDDIIATAQIQKTDIFTLGNKYTKLFLEDQKKLGIKPATIYPRVTDNIEEIIKFIQELEEKGFAYEKDDSVYFDVSKFKDYGKLSGIKIKKAKTGTRVETDKYEREQAVDFVLWKKAKKGEPFWESPWGQGRPGWHIECSVMTKKHLGEQIDIHAGAMDLIFPHHENEIAQTEALAKKKPFVKYWLHGGLLMIDGQKMSKSLGNFITIDEVLKKWDSRTIRMFVASSHYRSTLDWTEKNILQAKQGLERIDDLVERLKTQNEKRKTTSQKSKVKSQNKKLNSLIRCAEGQFEKAMEDNFNTPEAMAILFGMIKTINPLLDKNEIDKNQAKKILEFLKEIDKIFNFIFPHEKEDIPEKIKGLAKQREKFRKNNQWQEADEIRKQIERLGFTIKDTANGIMIKRNEG; the protein is encoded by the coding sequence ATGATTAAGATATATAATTCTTTATCTAGGAAGAAAGAGGAATTCAATCCCTTGAAAGATAAAAAGGTGGCTTTTTATGTTTGCGGGCCAACGGTTTATGGGCCCGGACATATTGGGCATGCGCGTACATATATTGCTTTTGATATTATCAGGAGATATTTGGAGCATAAGGGCTATAATGTGAAATATGTTATGAATATCACTGATATTCACGACGACATAATCGCAACCGCCCAAATACAGAAAACCGATATTTTTACCCTTGGAAACAAATACACAAAGCTTTTTCTGGAAGACCAGAAAAAACTTGGCATTAAGCCGGCAACTATTTATCCAAGAGTGACAGATAATATAGAGGAGATTATAAAATTTATTCAAGAGCTGGAGGAAAAGGGCTTTGCTTATGAAAAAGACGATTCTGTTTATTTTGATGTTTCAAAATTCAAGGACTATGGAAAACTCTCGGGTATTAAGATTAAGAAAGCAAAAACAGGCACGCGGGTAGAGACAGACAAATACGAGCGCGAACAAGCAGTTGATTTTGTGTTGTGGAAAAAAGCCAAAAAAGGCGAACCTTTTTGGGAAAGCCCTTGGGGTCAAGGCAGGCCGGGTTGGCATATTGAATGTTCAGTAATGACAAAAAAACATTTAGGCGAACAGATTGATATTCACGCAGGCGCCATGGATTTAATATTCCCACACCATGAAAACGAAATCGCCCAGACCGAAGCGCTTGCCAAGAAAAAACCATTTGTAAAATATTGGCTGCATGGAGGGCTTTTAATGATAGATGGACAAAAAATGTCCAAATCACTTGGTAATTTTATAACCATAGATGAAGTTTTGAAAAAATGGGATTCGCGAACTATAAGAATGTTTGTTGCTTCAAGCCACTACAGAAGCACGCTTGACTGGACAGAAAAAAACATTCTTCAAGCAAAGCAGGGGTTAGAAAGGATTGACGATCTTGTGGAAAGGCTAAAAACGCAAAACGAAAAGCGTAAAACAACAAGTCAAAAGTCAAAAGTTAAAAGTCAAAATAAAAAGTTAAATTCTCTCATTAGATGTGCCGAAGGACAATTTGAAAAAGCGATGGAGGATAATTTTAATACTCCAGAAGCCATGGCTATTTTGTTTGGGATGATAAAAACAATAAATCCCCTGCTTGATAAAAACGAAATTGACAAAAATCAGGCAAAAAAGATTTTGGAATTCCTGAAAGAAATTGATAAAATTTTCAACTTTATTTTCCCGCACGAAAAAGAAGATATCCCAGAAAAAATAAAAGGATTAGCAAAACAAAGAGAGAAATTCAGAAAAAACAACCAATGGCAAGAGGCGGATGAAATTAGGAAACAAATTGAACGATTAGGGTTTACAATAAAAGACACGGCTAATGGAATAATGATAAAAAGAAATGAGGGCTAA
- a CDS encoding DNA recombination protein RmuC, which produces MSDALLIILFILIAGGVIASVLFLTRKKGDIDQKQNDSIRDLERRLTDLMSAQLKEIRGSVDGSSKAMNQQISSFTRETVQIREDMKQVQEVMKSISSFQEIFRSPKLRGEWGEEGLEQILNEYFPKELYTTQHLFSSGEQVDVALKLPNDKILPIDAKFSYDNYRKMVESEKDEEKKIFRKKFIEDTKLKIQEISSKYILPAEGTTDQAIMYIPAEAVYYEITMMKEEDLAKYARSKKIILASPNNILLTLSAVSHWYKDVQITKKTQDILKRLTKIQQDGKKILDDFRKLGNHLKNAVSSYDNSEKRISLFGDRVERLLDNVPEEKQLPSGDNDQ; this is translated from the coding sequence ATGAGCGATGCTTTATTAATCATTCTGTTTATACTTATTGCAGGAGGCGTGATAGCTTCTGTTCTTTTCCTTACCCGTAAGAAAGGCGATATAGACCAGAAACAAAATGATTCTATTAGGGACTTGGAAAGAAGGTTGACTGACTTAATGTCAGCTCAATTGAAGGAAATAAGAGGGAGTGTTGACGGAAGTTCCAAGGCAATGAATCAGCAGATTTCTTCGTTCACTAGAGAAACCGTCCAAATCCGCGAGGATATGAAACAGGTCCAAGAAGTAATGAAAAGCATTTCTTCTTTTCAAGAGATATTCAGGTCTCCGAAATTGCGAGGAGAATGGGGAGAGGAAGGTTTAGAGCAAATTTTAAACGAATATTTTCCCAAGGAACTTTACACAACACAGCATTTATTTTCTTCAGGTGAGCAGGTAGATGTGGCGCTAAAGCTTCCGAACGATAAGATTCTTCCGATAGACGCGAAATTCTCGTATGATAATTATAGGAAAATGGTTGAATCGGAAAAAGATGAAGAAAAAAAGATTTTTCGCAAAAAGTTTATAGAAGACACAAAGTTAAAAATCCAGGAAATTTCTTCAAAATATATCTTGCCAGCAGAGGGGACTACTGACCAAGCGATTATGTATATTCCTGCTGAAGCGGTCTATTATGAGATAACAATGATGAAAGAGGAGGACTTGGCAAAATATGCCCGTTCTAAGAAAATAATTTTAGCTTCACCAAATAATATCTTATTAACGCTTTCTGCTGTGAGCCATTGGTATAAGGATGTCCAGATAACAAAAAAGACCCAAGATATCTTAAAAAGATTGACAAAAATACAACAAGATGGCAAAAAGATATTGGATGACTTCAGGAAATTAGGGAATCATTTAAAGAACGCTGTTTCATCTTATGATAATTCGGAAAAACGAATTTCTTTATTCGGCGATAGGGTAGAGAGATTATTGGATAATGTGCCCGAGGAAAAACAGCTACCATCTGGAGATAATGATCAATGA
- a CDS encoding penicillin-binding protein 2: MRFARINLIYFLVFLFGTAVVARLFFLQVINGELYKALAKGHQEIFQQISGERGDIFLYDKDKIVLAATNKESRFCHVAPKLVQDKERVAELLSSALSIDKDDLFKNMVANSERLFLLVKRNISEEERQQIQELGLDGVFLDQERQRLYPFGQLASDVLGFVNQSGEGQYGIEGYWNSALAGQEGWQKISYGPFGRLSDGDTIGSMKGVDLILTIDKNIQSQAEKILKDFSEKFGFKSGQIIVIDPVSGKVMALADFPGFNPNNFQEYAGNNQIELFQNKAIQTVYEPGSAFKAITMASALNEGKITPDTTYIDTGKVVIKDKTITNYDNRIWGESTMTQVLERSINTGAVFVQRQLSNQAFIDYLERFGVFEKTNIDLDGETYSENREFKKGWEVNYATASFGQGINMNLMQMARAFCVIANKGKFVQPYVVEAVMEAGIKKPFLLDKPPDQIISSNTAEDLTKMLIAVTESGYGKDASVAGYYVAGKTGTSQIPYSALGINKAGYSEETWQSFIGFAPAFNPKFVIAVKLDSPKTRTASESAVFVFQNLAKYILDYYQILPEKE, translated from the coding sequence ATGAGGTTTGCAAGAATTAACTTAATTTATTTTTTAGTTTTTCTTTTTGGAACAGCTGTTGTTGCCCGTTTATTTTTTCTTCAGGTAATAAATGGTGAGCTTTATAAGGCCTTGGCAAAAGGACATCAGGAAATATTTCAGCAAATCTCCGGCGAAAGAGGAGATATTTTTTTATACGATAAAGACAAAATTGTTCTCGCAGCCACTAATAAAGAAAGCAGGTTTTGTCATGTTGCCCCAAAGTTGGTACAGGACAAAGAGAGAGTCGCTGAATTGTTGTCATCCGCGCTTTCAATAGATAAAGATGATTTGTTCAAAAATATGGTTGCTAACAGCGAACGGCTTTTCCTTCTTGTCAAAAGAAATATTTCAGAAGAGGAGAGACAACAGATTCAAGAACTTGGATTAGATGGAGTTTTCCTTGACCAAGAGCGCCAACGGCTATACCCATTTGGCCAACTGGCTTCTGATGTGTTGGGCTTTGTCAATCAAAGCGGAGAAGGGCAATATGGAATAGAGGGTTATTGGAACAGCGCATTGGCAGGGCAGGAGGGATGGCAGAAGATATCTTATGGTCCCTTCGGAAGATTGTCAGACGGTGACACAATTGGTTCTATGAAAGGAGTGGATTTGATTCTGACTATTGACAAAAACATCCAGTCCCAGGCAGAAAAGATTCTAAAGGACTTTTCCGAGAAATTTGGTTTTAAATCAGGCCAAATAATAGTTATAGACCCGGTTTCAGGCAAGGTTATGGCTTTGGCTGATTTTCCCGGATTTAATCCTAATAATTTCCAGGAATATGCTGGAAATAACCAGATTGAGCTTTTCCAAAACAAGGCGATTCAGACGGTCTATGAGCCGGGCTCGGCCTTTAAGGCAATTACTATGGCATCTGCTTTGAACGAGGGGAAAATTACCCCTGATACCACTTATATAGACACAGGCAAGGTGGTGATTAAAGACAAAACAATTACCAATTATGATAACAGAATTTGGGGCGAATCAACTATGACGCAGGTCTTGGAAAGGTCTATCAATACGGGCGCAGTTTTTGTTCAAAGACAATTGAGCAACCAAGCATTTATTGATTATTTGGAAAGGTTCGGGGTCTTTGAAAAAACCAATATTGATTTAGACGGCGAGACATATTCAGAGAACAGAGAGTTTAAAAAGGGCTGGGAGGTAAATTATGCCACTGCTTCTTTTGGTCAGGGAATCAATATGAATCTGATGCAAATGGCAAGAGCGTTTTGTGTTATCGCTAATAAAGGCAAGTTTGTCCAGCCATATGTAGTTGAGGCGGTTATGGAAGCTGGGATCAAGAAGCCATTTTTATTAGATAAACCGCCAGACCAGATTATCTCTTCAAACACTGCAGAAGACCTTACTAAGATGCTTATTGCAGTTACAGAGAGCGGCTATGGCAAGGATGCCAGTGTTGCTGGATATTATGTTGCTGGCAAGACAGGAACATCTCAAATTCCATATTCCGCACTTGGCATAAACAAGGCAGGATACAGTGAAGAAACATGGCAGAGCTTTATTGGTTTTGCGCCTGCCTTTAATCCAAAATTTGTGATAGCTGTAAAATTAGACAGCCCCAAAACAAGAACAGCCAGCGAATCAGCGGTTTTTGTTTTCCAAAACTTAGCAAAATATATTTTGGACTACTATCAAATTTTGCCGGAAAAAGAATAA
- the rsmH gene encoding 16S rRNA (cytosine(1402)-N(4))-methyltransferase RsmH, translating into MHTPVLTKEIIEWLDPKPGENFIDCTFGEGGHSFALLDVIGSNGKVLGIEVDPELYKKFQQEGEIQNPSVIRSHSVADEKSKIQNRLLLVNDSYTNLKNIIAERNFGPVNGIVMDLGLSSWHFAESGRGFSFREDETLDMRYNPQTNSLTALEIINSYTEEDIEKILKEYGEERFAKIIARKIAEKRKEKPIRTTFDLVEVVWSALPSRFQRKKLHPATKTFQALRIAVNSEIENIKKGLVQAAEVLAKDGRIAVISFHSLEDGEVKRFFKRCQEINIFEIITKKPIIPGLDEISINPRSRSAKLRIAKKII; encoded by the coding sequence ATGCACACACCAGTACTTACAAAAGAAATCATAGAATGGCTTGACCCGAAACCAGGCGAGAATTTTATTGATTGCACTTTTGGGGAAGGAGGGCATAGCTTCGCCTTGTTAGATGTAATCGGGTCGAATGGGAAGGTCTTAGGCATAGAAGTAGACCCAGAGCTTTACAAGAAATTCCAGCAAGAGGGCGAAATCCAAAATCCATCTGTTATTAGAAGCCACAGCGTTGCAGACGAGAAATCCAAAATCCAAAATAGATTGCTGCTGGTAAATGATTCTTATACCAACCTTAAAAACATTATTGCGGAACGGAACTTCGGGCCAGTGAATGGAATTGTAATGGATTTAGGCCTGTCAAGTTGGCATTTTGCGGAAAGCGGAAGGGGATTCTCTTTTAGAGAGGATGAAACGCTTGATATGAGGTATAACCCGCAGACCAATTCCTTGACTGCTCTTGAAATAATAAATAGCTACACAGAGGAGGATATAGAGAAAATCTTGAAGGAATATGGGGAAGAAAGATTCGCCAAGATTATTGCTCGGAAAATAGCAGAGAAGAGAAAAGAAAAACCGATTCGCACGACATTTGATTTAGTGGAAGTTGTTTGGTCAGCGCTTCCTTCTCGCTTTCAGAGAAAAAAACTTCATCCAGCCACCAAGACATTCCAAGCGTTGAGAATAGCTGTTAATTCTGAAATAGAAAATATAAAGAAGGGGCTGGTGCAAGCAGCAGAGGTCTTGGCAAAAGACGGAAGAATCGCTGTGATTTCTTTTCATTCTCTGGAGGATGGAGAAGTAAAAAGATTTTTTAAAAGATGCCAAGAGATTAACATTTTTGAAATCATCACGAAAAAACCAATTATTCCAGGTCTCGATGAAATTAGCATTAACCCTCGTTCAAGGTCGGCAAAATTAAGAATAGCCAAAAAAATAATATGA
- the dnaB gene encoding replicative DNA helicase, which yields MVDYSKNNQALPDKTPPQNIEAEKSLLGSLMIDRNAIIKVVDFLQPRDFYKNQHQTIFESMRDLFDRNEVIDFLSLSSRLQEKGKLASIGEKSYLTELINSVPNAMHVLDYAKIVQKKRILRDLIQTSYEIGSMGFNEEEEVDVLLDRAESRIFNIAQRSLSQQFTPIKSELEGAFERIDNLSKHRGIPRGVPTGFVDLDKILSGLQKSDLVILAARPSIGKSGLALDIARHIGVNEKKPVGLFSLEMSKDQVIDRFIASQSNVDLWKLRTGHLSGDGPENDFERIQHALGVLSEAPIFIDDTAGINIMQMRAMARRLQIQHGLSLLIVDYLQLMEPRMANMQMVQQMTEISRSLKGLAKELAVPVLALSQLSRAVEQRTPAIPKLSDLRETGALEQDADVVLFIYREEKYRQDTARKNIADILIAKHRNGPVGKVELFFDEPRASFRNLEKRELEGPEGIELEDILP from the coding sequence ATGGTTGATTACTCAAAAAACAATCAAGCTCTGCCAGATAAAACTCCTCCTCAAAACATTGAGGCGGAAAAGTCATTGCTCGGCAGTTTAATGATTGACAGAAACGCGATTATAAAAGTCGTGGATTTTTTACAACCCCGCGATTTCTATAAAAACCAGCACCAAACAATTTTTGAATCAATGCGCGACCTCTTTGATAGAAATGAGGTAATTGATTTCCTGTCTTTGTCGTCCCGGTTACAGGAAAAAGGGAAATTAGCGTCAATAGGCGAAAAATCATATCTCACAGAACTCATAAACTCTGTGCCTAACGCAATGCATGTTCTGGATTACGCAAAAATTGTCCAGAAAAAAAGAATCTTGAGAGACCTTATCCAGACCTCCTATGAAATTGGCAGTATGGGATTCAATGAAGAGGAGGAAGTGGATGTTCTCTTAGACAGAGCGGAAAGCCGTATATTCAATATTGCCCAACGGTCTCTTTCCCAGCAATTTACCCCTATAAAAAGCGAATTAGAAGGCGCTTTTGAGAGAATTGATAATCTTTCAAAGCATAGAGGCATACCAAGAGGAGTCCCAACCGGATTTGTGGATTTGGATAAAATTCTTTCCGGACTTCAGAAATCAGACCTTGTAATCCTGGCTGCTCGACCTTCAATCGGTAAAAGTGGACTGGCATTAGATATTGCCCGCCACATCGGAGTTAACGAGAAAAAACCAGTCGGCCTATTCAGTTTGGAAATGTCTAAAGACCAAGTGATTGACCGCTTCATCGCCAGCCAATCAAATGTTGACCTCTGGAAATTGAGAACTGGGCACCTTTCTGGAGATGGACCGGAAAATGATTTTGAAAGAATACAACATGCTCTCGGAGTATTGTCAGAAGCCCCTATTTTTATAGATGACACTGCCGGGATTAATATAATGCAGATGAGGGCTATGGCTAGACGATTGCAAATCCAGCATGGCTTGTCTTTATTGATTGTTGATTATCTTCAATTGATGGAGCCGAGAATGGCTAATATGCAAATGGTTCAACAAATGACTGAAATATCCCGCTCGCTTAAAGGGTTGGCTAAAGAATTGGCGGTTCCGGTGTTGGCATTATCTCAATTATCAAGGGCTGTTGAGCAGAGAACTCCAGCAATACCGAAACTATCAGACCTTCGTGAAACCGGCGCGCTAGAGCAAGATGCGGATGTGGTTTTATTTATCTATAGAGAAGAAAAATACAGACAAGACACTGCCAGAAAAAACATTGCTGATATTTTGATAGCGAAACACAGAAACGGCCCTGTTGGCAAGGTCGAGTTGTTTTTTGACGAACCAAGAGCAAGTTTTAGAAATCTTGAGAAAAGAGAGCTTGAAGGTCCAGAAGGAATTGAATTAGAAGACATCCTTCCATAA
- the dnaX gene encoding DNA polymerase III subunit gamma/tau, producing MANIVLYRKYRPKSFSEVVGQEHIIQTITNEIINDLLSHCYLFSGPKGSGKTTIARLLAKAINCENLQGFEPCNKCQSCMEINSGRAIDLVEIDAASNRGIDDIRELKGGIRFSPTRLKYKVFIIDESHQLSKDAANALLKMLEEPPSFAVFILATTEAHKMIPTISSRCQRFDFHKLSASEIMKKLEAIVRKEKIKINKSALELIAMNADGAARNAEVLLDQVLSFSKVADKDDKKEITAEDVKMLLGVIDVELIVKLVDLIFEKKSGEAVNFLNEIIEKGMDPLELAKAIVEYLRQTLILKISPDLESPIFLNLTQEIKEELKKQALKFQGPEIRKALKAFLEAQGKVRYSPIPQLPLELAILEITDGK from the coding sequence ATGGCTAACATTGTTTTGTATCGAAAATACAGGCCCAAAAGCTTTTCTGAAGTAGTTGGGCAGGAACATATTATTCAGACAATCACAAATGAGATAATAAATGATTTGTTATCCCATTGTTATTTATTTTCAGGGCCCAAGGGTTCAGGCAAAACAACGATTGCCCGTCTTTTGGCAAAAGCAATAAACTGCGAGAATTTGCAGGGCTTTGAGCCGTGCAATAAATGCCAGTCGTGTATGGAAATAAATAGCGGGCGAGCGATTGATTTAGTAGAAATAGATGCTGCCTCAAATAGAGGGATAGATGACATCAGGGAATTGAAGGGAGGGATAAGGTTTTCTCCGACACGGTTAAAATATAAGGTATTCATTATTGACGAGAGCCATCAGCTTTCAAAAGATGCAGCCAATGCGTTGTTAAAAATGTTAGAGGAGCCGCCTTCATTTGCTGTGTTTATTCTGGCAACTACCGAAGCCCATAAAATGATTCCCACAATCAGTTCAAGGTGTCAGAGATTTGATTTTCACAAACTTTCTGCTTCGGAAATAATGAAAAAACTTGAAGCCATTGTTAGAAAAGAAAAAATCAAAATCAACAAGTCGGCATTAGAACTAATAGCGATGAATGCTGATGGGGCAGCGAGGAATGCAGAGGTTTTGCTTGACCAGGTCTTGAGTTTCAGCAAGGTTGCTGATAAAGATGATAAAAAAGAGATTACCGCAGAGGATGTGAAAATGTTGTTAGGAGTGATTGATGTGGAATTAATTGTAAAGTTAGTTGATTTAATTTTTGAAAAAAAATCAGGAGAAGCAGTTAATTTTTTAAATGAGATAATAGAAAAAGGAATGGACCCGCTTGAATTGGCAAAAGCGATTGTTGAATATCTTCGTCAGACATTGATTCTAAAGATAAGTCCTGATTTGGAAAGTCCGATTTTCCTTAATCTTACGCAGGAAATAAAAGAAGAGCTTAAAAAACAAGCCCTTAAGTTTCAAGGACCAGAAATCCGCAAAGCGCTCAAAGCATTTTTAGAGGCGCAGGGAAAGGTAAGATACTCTCCGATTCCTCAATTGCCATTAGAACTGGCAATCCTTGAAATTACAGACGGGAAGTGA
- a CDS encoding NUDIX domain-containing protein, with protein MSMNNENRIENMNNKFSKGVEVVVSATIENNSGKILLVKSPKWFDKWTMPGGHIEPGESMAEAIKREIQEELNLEVKPITIISFGELIDSRDFHRPAHFIYFDFLCKLENGDDIKLDNEEIADYIWVTPEQGLKMNLGESYGDTIEKYVEYRNRNK; from the coding sequence ATGTCTATGAATAATGAAAATAGAATCGAAAACATGAACAATAAATTCTCGAAGGGGGTTGAGGTTGTTGTGTCTGCGACCATAGAAAATAATAGCGGAAAAATCCTTTTGGTCAAATCACCGAAATGGTTTGATAAGTGGACAATGCCAGGGGGCCATATAGAGCCAGGGGAAAGTATGGCCGAAGCCATCAAGAGAGAAATTCAAGAGGAATTAAATTTAGAAGTAAAGCCAATCACGATAATTTCTTTTGGTGAGCTTATAGATTCAAGAGATTTTCACCGTCCCGCGCATTTTATTTATTTTGACTTTTTATGTAAGCTGGAAAATGGTGATGATATAAAGTTGGATAATGAAGAAATTGCTGATTATATTTGGGTGACCCCAGAGCAAGGATTGAAAATGAATTTAGGCGAATCTTATGGAGATACTATTGAGAAATATGTTGAATATAGAAACAGAAATAAATGA
- a CDS encoding GIY-YIG nuclease family protein — translation MYYVYILWSSKSKIFYYGYTDDLRRRIKEHNDGLSKSTASHCPWKLLFYAGFRDKRIAKDFELYLKSGSGKAFAYKRLINVALKKDKCRG, via the coding sequence ATGTATTACGTCTATATACTTTGGAGCTCAAAATCTAAAATATTCTACTATGGATACACTGATGATCTGAGGCGAAGGATTAAGGAGCATAATGACGGTTTGTCGAAATCAACAGCCTCTCATTGTCCATGGAAACTTTTGTTTTACGCAGGATTCCGAGACAAGAGAATAGCCAAAGATTTTGAGCTCTATCTTAAGTCCGGATCAGGCAAGGCATTTGCGTATAAGCGATTAATTAATGTAGCCTTGAAGAAAGATAAGTGTAGGGGATAG
- a CDS encoding GtrA family protein gives MIKKDIKLGLVIGFLIGLLALPTLKNLEQDILSKWQGFKFAYFFLLPIILPLLVMAGLFIADKLAKKIKVIWQLARFVLVGALNTFIDFGVLGFLLWVSKIDAGQTIALYAFFKFLSFSFASINSYFWNRSWTFEKGGKAEGKEFAGFYLITGVGALLNVGIASLIVSMVGSGTAVSGNVLAGIIAPFAGVLIGFIWNFLGYKFFIFKK, from the coding sequence ATGATAAAAAAGGACATCAAGTTAGGTCTCGTTATCGGTTTTCTAATCGGGCTTTTGGCTCTGCCAACTCTTAAGAATCTTGAGCAGGATATTTTGAGCAAATGGCAAGGATTCAAATTCGCTTATTTCTTCCTCTTGCCAATTATCTTGCCGCTCTTGGTTATGGCAGGATTATTTATAGCAGATAAGCTCGCAAAAAAGATTAAAGTTATTTGGCAACTTGCTAGATTCGTTCTTGTCGGCGCGTTGAATACTTTTATTGATTTTGGTGTCTTGGGATTCCTTCTTTGGGTAAGCAAAATAGACGCTGGACAAACAATCGCCTTATACGCATTTTTCAAATTTTTATCTTTTTCATTTGCTTCTATTAATAGCTATTTCTGGAACAGGTCTTGGACATTTGAAAAAGGCGGTAAAGCAGAAGGAAAAGAATTTGCCGGCTTTTATCTCATAACAGGAGTTGGCGCCTTGCTTAATGTTGGAATTGCTTCATTAATTGTTAGTATGGTTGGCTCTGGCACAGCTGTTTCCGGAAATGTGTTGGCAGGGATAATAGCACCTTTTGCAGGGGTTTTAATTGGATTTATATGGAATTTCCTTGGCTACAAATTTTTCATCTTCAAGAAATAA
- the rplU gene encoding 50S ribosomal protein L21: MLAVIKTGGKQYIIKPGDKIKVEKLEKKDGEEITFDEVLLLERNKKLSIGTPTVKGAKVVAKVLETKKGKKVIAFKYSPKKRYKLKKGHRQAYTLVEIKEIPEA; this comes from the coding sequence ATGTTAGCAGTAATAAAGACAGGCGGAAAACAATATATTATTAAGCCCGGCGATAAAATCAAAGTAGAAAAATTAGAAAAGAAAGATGGCGAGGAAATAACCTTTGACGAGGTTTTATTATTGGAGAGAAATAAAAAATTAAGCATTGGCACCCCTACAGTCAAAGGCGCGAAGGTAGTTGCAAAAGTTTTGGAAACAAAAAAAGGCAAGAAAGTTATTGCCTTCAAATATAGCCCAAAAAAGAGATATAAGCTTAAAAAGGGACATCGCCAGGCCTATACCTTAGTTGAAATCAAAGAGATTCCAGAAGCGTAA